The segment GGAGCAGGCGCTGGCCGCGCCGGCCGGCGAGCCGCTGCTGCTGGCGCCGTGCGACCTGCAGGCCGTCAAGGCCTGCGGCGTGACTTTCGCCGTCAGCCTGCTCGAACGGGTGATCGAGGAACAGGCGGGTGGCGACGCGGCGCGCGCGGCCAGCCTGCGCACCGCCCTGCAAATGACCCTGGGCGGCGACTTGTCGGCATTGAAGCCGGGCTCGGACGCGGCGCAGCGCCTGAAACAGCAGTTGCAGCAGCGCGGCGCCTGGTCGCAATACATGGAAGTGGGCATCGGCCCCGATGCGGAAGTGTTTACCAAGGCGCAGCCGATGTCGTCGGTGGGCTGCGGCGCGCAAGTGGGCTTGTTGCCATCGTCCGCCTGGAACAACCCGGAGCCCGAGATCGTCCTGGCCGTCAACAGCCGCGGCGAAGTGCTGGGGGCGACCCTGGGCAACGACGTCAACCTGCGCGACATCGAAGGGCGCAGCGCCCTCTTGCTGGGCAAGGCCAAGGACAACAACGGCTCCTGCGCCATCGGCCCCTTCATCCGCCTGTTCGACGAGCACTTCACGCTCGACACCGTGCGCGAGGCGGAAGTGTCGCTGCTGATCGAAGGCGCGGACGACGATTTCGTGCTCGAAGGCGCCAGCTTCATGCGTGAAATCAGCCGCGACCCGCTCGACCTGGTGCGCCAGACTGCCGGCCAGTACCACCAGTATCCGGACGGCTTCATGCTGTTCCTGGGGACCATGTTCTCGCCCGTGAAGGACCGCGGCGCGCAGGGCGGCGGTTTTACGCACCACCTGGGCGACAGGGTGACGATTGCCAGCGCCGCGCTGGGCGCGCTGGTCAACGAAGTACAGCGCTGCGATGCGATTGCCCCCTGGACGTTCGGCGTGCGCGCGCTGTACCAGAACCTGGCGCAACGCGGCTTGCTTTGATCCGATTATTTTAAAAAGAGAGACACCATGCAGCATGCAACTTACCCTAGCCTGGCCGGCAAGCGCGTCGTCATCACGGGCGGCGGCACCGGCATCGGCGTAGCCATCGTCGAGGCGTTCGCGCGCCAGGGCGCCCACGTCACCTTTCTCGACATCGCCCGCGAGGCGTCGCTGGCGCTGCAGGACAAGCTGGCCCACCTGCCGCAGCCGCCCGTTTTCCGCTATTGCGACCTGACGGACCTGGCCGCCCTGGCCGCCACCTTCGCCGAGATCGCACACAGCGCGGGCGCCACGGATATCCTCATCAACAATGCGGCCAATGACGACCGCCACGAACTGCAGGACGTCACGCCCGCCTACTGGGACGAGCGCATGGCCGTCAACCTGCGCCACCAGTATTTCTGCGCCCAGGCCGTGGCGCCCGCCATGCGCGCCAAGGGCAGCGGCGTGATCCTCAACCTGGGGTCGATTTCCTGGCACCTGGCGCAAGCGCGCCTGTCGATCTACATGACGGCCAAAGCCGGCATCGAGGGCCTGACCCGCGGCCTGGCGCGCGACCTGGGCGTCGACGGCATCCGCGTCAACTGCATCATTCCCGGCGCCGTGCGCACGCCGCGCCAGGAAAAACTGTGGCATACGCCGGAAGCGGAAGCCGTAATCCTGCAGGGCCAATGCCTGCAGCTGCGCGTGGAGCCGGAAGACGTGGCGGCGCTGGCGCTGTTCCTCGCGTCGGACAACGCGGCCAAGTGCGCGGGACGCGAATACTACGTCGACGCAGGCTGGTACGGCGCATGAGCACCGCAGGCAACCGCCAGGCGCGGCGCTTCCGTTCGCAGGACTGGTTCGACAATCCCGACCACATCGACATGACGGCGCTGTACCTCGAGCGCTTCATGAACTATGGCATCACGGCCGAGGAACTGCGTTCGGGCCGGCCCATCATCGGCATTGCGCAAAGCGGCAGCGACATCAGTCCCTGCAACCGCATCCACCTGGAGCTGGCGCAGCGCGTGCGCGACGGCATCCGCGACGCGGGCGGCATCCCGATGGAATTCCCGCTGCACCCGATTTTTGAAAATTGCCGCCGTCCCACGGCCGCGCTGGACCGCAACCTCGCGTATCTGGGCCTGGTGGAAATCCTGCATGGCTACCCGATCGACGCCGTGGTGCTGACGACGGGCTGCGACAAGACGACGCCGGCGCAATTGATGGCCGCCGCCACGGTGGACATTCCCGCCATCGTGCTGTCGGGCGGCCCCATGCTCGACGGCTGGATGGACGGCGAACTGGTGGGTTCCGGCGCGGCCATCTGGAAGGGCCGCCGCCAGCTGTCCGCCGGCTTGATCGACAATGACAAATTCCTGCAGATCGCCGCCGCCTCCGCGCCGTCGGCCGGTCATTGCAACACCATGGGCACGGCATCGACCATGAATGCGCTGGCGGAAGCCTTGGGCATGTCGCTGACGGGCTGCTCGGCGATTCCCGCGCCATACCGCGAACGGGGCCAGATCGCCTATGAAACGGGACGCCGCATCGTCGCCATGGCGCATGACGACGTGCGCCCGTCGAGCATTCTCACGCGCGAGGCGTTTTTGGACGCCATCATCGTCAACGCGGCCATCGGCGGCTCGACCAACGCCCAGCCGCACCTGATGGCCATGGCGCGCCATGCGGGCGTGGAATTGCATTCGAGCGACTGGATGGAACACGGCTACGACGTGCCGCTGCTGTTGAACATGCAGCCGGCCGGGAAGTATTTGGGCGAGCGCTTCCACCGCGCCGGTGGCGTGCCGGCCGTCATGTGGGAGCTGCAGCAGGCGGGCTTGCTGCATGCGGACCGGTTGACGGTCACGGGCCAGAGCATGGCGGCGAACCTGGCCGGACGCGAAAGTACTGATCGCGAGATGATCCGCCCGTTTGCCGCTCCGCTGAAGGAAAAGGCCGGTTTCATGGCCTTGCAGGGCAACCTGTTCGACTTCGCCATCATGAAGACCAGCGTGATTTCGCCCGCTTTCCGCGAGCGCTACCTGTCGCGTCCCGGCAGCGAAGGCGTGTTCGAGGCGCGCGCCATCGTCTTTGACGGTTCTGCCGACTACCACGCGCGCATCAACGACCCGGCGCTCAACATCGACGACAGCTGCATGCTGGTCATGCGCGGCGCAGGTCCCGTGGGCTGGCCCGGTTCGGCCGAAGTGGTCAACATGCAGCCGCCCGACGCCTTGCTCAAAGCCGGCATTCTGAACCTGCCGACCCTGGGCGACGGGCGCCAGTCGGGCACCTCGGACAGCCCGTCGATCCTGAACGCGTCGCCGGAAAGCGCCGTGGGCGGCGGCCTGGCGCTGTTGCGCACGGGCGACATCATCCGCGTGGACTTGAACGGGGGCCAGTGCGACATGCTGGTCGATGCTGGCGAACTGGCGCGCCGCGCGCAGGAGCTGCCGCCGCCCGTCAACGACAGCGCCACGCCGTGGCAGGAAATCTACCGCGCCAGCGTGGGCCAGCTGGAAACGGGCGCCTGCATGGAGTTGGCCCTGAAATACCGTGCCGTGGGCCAGACCCTGCCGCGCCATAACCATTAGCAGGCAGATAGGTGTAGGCCGGCTTAGCGCTCCGCGCGCAAGCCGACAACACCAGCATCACCAGATTTTCAGCAGTACCCGCAGTTAAAAAACGTTGTTAATAAAATCCACAAGGAGACACACAATGAACAAGATCATCAGTGCAGCCATCATGACCGCCATGCTGGCATTGAGCAGCAGCGCCGCCCTGGCCGATGCGAAAAACCCGAAAATCGGCTTCTCCATCGACGATTTGCGCGTGGAACGCTGGACGCGCGACCGCGACTTCTTCATCGCCGCCGCCGAAAAGCAGGGTGCCAAGGTCTTCGTGCAGTCGGCCGACGCCAGCGAGCAGCGCCAGATTTCGCAGATCGAAAACCTGATCTCGCGCGGCGTGGACGTGCTGGTGATCGTGCCGTTCAACGCGACGGTGCTCAATAACACCGTCAAGGAAGCGAAAAAGGCCGGCATCAAGGTGCTGTCGTATGACCGCCTGATCCTGAACGCCGATATCGACGCGTATATCTCGTTCGACAACGAGAAAGTGGGCGAGATGCAGGCCGAAGGCGTGACCAAGCTGCAACCGAAGGGCAATTACTACCTGCTGGGCGGCTCGCCGACCGACAACAACGCCAAGATGCTGCGCGAAGGCCAGATGAAGGTATTGAAACCGTTCATCGACAAGGGCGACATCAAGATCGTCGGCCAGCAATGGGTGAAGGACTGGAGCGCCACCGAAGCGCTGTCCATCGTGGAAAACGCGCTGACGGCCAACGGCAACAAGATCGACGCCATCGTCGCCTCGAACGACGGCACGGCCGGCGGCGCCATCCAGGCTTTGGCTGCGCAAAAACTGGCCGGCAAGGTGCCGGTCTCGGGCCAGGACGCCGATCTGGCGGCCGTGAAACGCGTCATCGCCGGCACGCAATCGATGACCGTCTACAAACCGTTGAAAACCATCGCATCGGAAGCGGCCAAGCTGGCCGTGCAACTGGCGCGCAATGAAAAGCCGGCCTACAACTCCAGCTATGAAAACGGCCTGAAAAAGGTCAGCACGGTGCTGCTGAAGCCAACGCCGCTGACCAAGGCGAATGTGAACATTCTCGTTGATGACGGTTTTTATACCAAGGCGCAGCTGGGTAATTGATCACCCGCTTGATGTCGGCTTGCGCGCTGCGCGCTAAGCCGACCTACGATTGCCCGCATCGGCCGGTATCCGACAATCGCCGGCTCCGGAAACGCCGGTGATGGTGTCGGCCGTCCGCATCGGCTGTAGGTCGGATTAGCGGCGCCATGGGCGTCGCGTAATCCGACATTTCCCCCGTATCCGCAACGAGAGTGAGCATGTCCGACTATCTGCTTGAAATGAAAGGCATCGTCAAACAGTTTGGCGGTGTCCGCGCGCTTGACGGCATCGACCTGCAGGTGCGGGCCGGCGAGTGCATCGGCCTGTGCGGCGAGAATGGCGCCGGCAAGTCGACCCTGATGAAGGTGCTGTCCGGCGTGTACCCGCACGGCACCTGGGATGGCGAGATCCTGTGGGAGGGCCAGCCCCTGCGCGCGCAATCGATCCGCGACACGGAAGACGCGGGCATCATCATCATTCACCAGGAGCTGATGCTGGTGCCGCAGCTGTCCGTGGCCGAGAATATCTTCATGGGCCGCGAGCTGACCCTGCCCGGCGGGCGCATGCATTACGCGGCCATGTACAAGCGCGCCGACGAACTGCTGCGCGAACTGAAAATTCCCGAACTGAACGTGGCGCAGCCCGTGATGAATTACGGCGGCGGCCACCAGCAGCTGGTGGAAATCGCCAAGGCGCTCAACAAGAATGCGCGCCTGCTGATCCTCGACGAGCCGTCGTCGTCGCTGACGGCGTCGGAAATCGCCGTGCTGCTCGATATCCTGCGCGCGCTGAAAGCCAAGGGCGTCACCTGCATCTACATTTCGCACAAGCTCGATGAAGTGGCGGCCATCTGCGACACCATCGTCGTCATCCGCGACGGCAAGCATATCGCCACCACGCCGATGGCGCAGATGAACGTCGAGCGCATCATCGCGCAGATGGTGGGCCGCGAAATGAGCCAGCTGTATCCGCAGCGCGTGCAGCCGGCGGCCATCGGCGAAGTGCTGTTCGAGGCGCGCCACGTGACCTGCATCGACGCCGACAACCCGCAGCGCAAGCGGGTCGACGATGTGTCGTTCACCCTGCGCAAGGGCGAGATCCTCGGCATCGCCGGCCTGGTGGGGGCGGGGCGCACGGAGCTCGTCTCGGCCCTGTTCGGCGCCTACCAGGGGCCGTGCCAGGCCGAAGTGTGGCTCGATGGCCGCCGCATCGATACGGGCTCGCCGCAAAAGGCCATTGCCATGGGCCTGGCCATGGTGCCGGAAGACCGCAAGCACCACGGCATCGTGCCCGACCTCGACGTGGGGCAGAACATCACGCTGGCCGTGCTGGAGGAATTCGCGCGCGCCACGCGCATCGATGGCGAGGCGGAATTGACGGCCGTGCGCGGCGAGATCGCCCAGCTGGAACTGAAGGCGGCCAGCCCGTCACTGCCCATCACGAGCCTGTCGGGCGGCAACCAGCAAAAGGCCGTGCTGGCCAAGATGCTGCTGACGCGCCCGCGCGTGCTGATCCTCGACGAGCCCACGCGCGGCGTCGACGTGGGCGCCAAATATGAAATTTACAAACTGATGCTGGCGCTGGCCGACCGTGGCGTGGCCATCATCATGGTCTCGTCGGAACTGGCCGAAGTGCTGGGCGTGTCCGACCGCGTTCTGGTGATGGGCGAAGGCCGCCTGCGCGGCGACTTTATCAACGATGGCCTGAGCCAGGAAACCGTGCTGGCGGCCGCGCTCGACCAGCGCCCGGCACCCGCCGCCAACACCGCAAACAAGGAACCCGCAGCATGAAACCGCACAGTATCAAACAGCTGTTCACCCAATACAAGATGCTGGCCCTCCTGATCGCCGTGGCGCTGATCTGGGCCTTCTTTTCGTGGAAGACGGAGGGCAGTTTCCTCACGCCGCGCAACCTGTCGAACCTGCTGCGCCAGATGTCCGTCACCGGCATCCTCGCCTGCGGCATGGTGCTGGTGATTATCGCCGGCGAGATCGACCTGTCGATCGGCTCCCTGCTGGGGCTGCTCGGCGGCATCGCCGCCGTGCTGGACGTCACGCAGCACTGGCCGCTGGCGCTGAACCTGGCGGCCGTACTCGGCTGCGGCCTGGTGATCGGCCTCTTGAATGGCTACCTGACTGCCTACCGGGGTATCCCCTCCTTTATCGTGGGCCTGGGCGGCATGCTCGCGTATCGTGGCGTCCTGCTGGGCATCACGGGCGGCATCACGATCGCACCCGTCTCCGAGCCGATGGTTTACCTGGGGCAGGGCTATCTGCCCGCAGTGCCCGGCATCGTGCTGGGCATCGGCCTGTTCCTGCTGGCCGCCTTTTTGACGTGGCGCGCGCGCGCCAGCCGCGCGCAGCATGGCTTGCCGCAGACGGCGCCCTGGGCCGACGGCTTGCGCCTGGCCGTCATCGGCGCCGTGCTGTATGCCTTCGTGCAAACCCTGAACGGCTATGAAGGCATCCCGCTGCCCGTGCTGTTGCTGCTGGCCTTGCTGGGACTGTTCAGCTACATCACGAGCCAGACCGTGTTCGGCCGGCGCATCTACGCCGTCGGCAGCAATATGGAAGCGACGCGCCTGTCCGGCATCAACGTGAAAGCCGTCAAGTTGTGGATCTTCGGCATCATGGGCCTGATGTGTGCGCTGGCGGGCCTGATCAATACGGGCCGCCTGGCCGCCGGTTCGCCCTCGGCCGGCACCTTCAGCGAACTCGATGCGATTGCCGCCTGCTTCATCGGCGGCACCTCGATGCGCGGCGGCTCGGGCACCGTGTACGGCGCCCTGATCGGCGCGCTGGTCATGGCCAGCCTCGATAACGGCATGTCCATGCTGGACGTGGACACCTACTGGCAGATGATCGTGAAAGGCAGTATCCTCACTTTGGCCGTGTGGGTCGATGTCAGCACGCGAGCAGGGCGTCGTTAGCCGTGAAACGATCTGGCACGGGAGGAGACACCATGAAGATGCCGACCGCGCACCGGATCGCGCTGCTGTTTAACGGGAACAAGATCTACGACCGCGACATCATCGCGGGCATCGCCGCCTACCTGAACACGACGCGCGTGTCGTGGGACCTGTTCCTGGAAGAGG is part of the Janthinobacterium sp. 67 genome and harbors:
- a CDS encoding SDR family NAD(P)-dependent oxidoreductase, translating into MQHATYPSLAGKRVVITGGGTGIGVAIVEAFARQGAHVTFLDIAREASLALQDKLAHLPQPPVFRYCDLTDLAALAATFAEIAHSAGATDILINNAANDDRHELQDVTPAYWDERMAVNLRHQYFCAQAVAPAMRAKGSGVILNLGSISWHLAQARLSIYMTAKAGIEGLTRGLARDLGVDGIRVNCIIPGAVRTPRQEKLWHTPEAEAVILQGQCLQLRVEPEDVAALALFLASDNAAKCAGREYYVDAGWYGA
- a CDS encoding sugar ABC transporter permease codes for the protein MKPHSIKQLFTQYKMLALLIAVALIWAFFSWKTEGSFLTPRNLSNLLRQMSVTGILACGMVLVIIAGEIDLSIGSLLGLLGGIAAVLDVTQHWPLALNLAAVLGCGLVIGLLNGYLTAYRGIPSFIVGLGGMLAYRGVLLGITGGITIAPVSEPMVYLGQGYLPAVPGIVLGIGLFLLAAFLTWRARASRAQHGLPQTAPWADGLRLAVIGAVLYAFVQTLNGYEGIPLPVLLLLALLGLFSYITSQTVFGRRIYAVGSNMEATRLSGINVKAVKLWIFGIMGLMCALAGLINTGRLAAGSPSAGTFSELDAIAACFIGGTSMRGGSGTVYGALIGALVMASLDNGMSMLDVDTYWQMIVKGSILTLAVWVDVSTRAGRR
- a CDS encoding IlvD/Edd family dehydratase, producing the protein MSTAGNRQARRFRSQDWFDNPDHIDMTALYLERFMNYGITAEELRSGRPIIGIAQSGSDISPCNRIHLELAQRVRDGIRDAGGIPMEFPLHPIFENCRRPTAALDRNLAYLGLVEILHGYPIDAVVLTTGCDKTTPAQLMAAATVDIPAIVLSGGPMLDGWMDGELVGSGAAIWKGRRQLSAGLIDNDKFLQIAAASAPSAGHCNTMGTASTMNALAEALGMSLTGCSAIPAPYRERGQIAYETGRRIVAMAHDDVRPSSILTREAFLDAIIVNAAIGGSTNAQPHLMAMARHAGVELHSSDWMEHGYDVPLLLNMQPAGKYLGERFHRAGGVPAVMWELQQAGLLHADRLTVTGQSMAANLAGRESTDREMIRPFAAPLKEKAGFMALQGNLFDFAIMKTSVISPAFRERYLSRPGSEGVFEARAIVFDGSADYHARINDPALNIDDSCMLVMRGAGPVGWPGSAEVVNMQPPDALLKAGILNLPTLGDGRQSGTSDSPSILNASPESAVGGGLALLRTGDIIRVDLNGGQCDMLVDAGELARRAQELPPPVNDSATPWQEIYRASVGQLETGACMELALKYRAVGQTLPRHNH
- the xylF gene encoding D-xylose ABC transporter substrate-binding protein; the protein is MTAMLALSSSAALADAKNPKIGFSIDDLRVERWTRDRDFFIAAAEKQGAKVFVQSADASEQRQISQIENLISRGVDVLVIVPFNATVLNNTVKEAKKAGIKVLSYDRLILNADIDAYISFDNEKVGEMQAEGVTKLQPKGNYYLLGGSPTDNNAKMLREGQMKVLKPFIDKGDIKIVGQQWVKDWSATEALSIVENALTANGNKIDAIVASNDGTAGGAIQALAAQKLAGKVPVSGQDADLAAVKRVIAGTQSMTVYKPLKTIASEAAKLAVQLARNEKPAYNSSYENGLKKVSTVLLKPTPLTKANVNILVDDGFYTKAQLGN
- the xylG gene encoding D-xylose ABC transporter ATP-binding protein gives rise to the protein MSDYLLEMKGIVKQFGGVRALDGIDLQVRAGECIGLCGENGAGKSTLMKVLSGVYPHGTWDGEILWEGQPLRAQSIRDTEDAGIIIIHQELMLVPQLSVAENIFMGRELTLPGGRMHYAAMYKRADELLRELKIPELNVAQPVMNYGGGHQQLVEIAKALNKNARLLILDEPSSSLTASEIAVLLDILRALKAKGVTCIYISHKLDEVAAICDTIVVIRDGKHIATTPMAQMNVERIIAQMVGREMSQLYPQRVQPAAIGEVLFEARHVTCIDADNPQRKRVDDVSFTLRKGEILGIAGLVGAGRTELVSALFGAYQGPCQAEVWLDGRRIDTGSPQKAIAMGLAMVPEDRKHHGIVPDLDVGQNITLAVLEEFARATRIDGEAELTAVRGEIAQLELKAASPSLPITSLSGGNQQKAVLAKMLLTRPRVLILDEPTRGVDVGAKYEIYKLMLALADRGVAIIMVSSELAEVLGVSDRVLVMGEGRLRGDFINDGLSQETVLAAALDQRPAPAANTANKEPAA
- a CDS encoding fumarylacetoacetate hydrolase family protein encodes the protein MQPISPTSLLPADLAQALLVGRIWRDGPCVVAVRGGEVVDITQTVATVAELFERSDALEIVRHAPGIALGPVQTLLEQALAAPAGEPLLLAPCDLQAVKACGVTFAVSLLERVIEEQAGGDAARAASLRTALQMTLGGDLSALKPGSDAAQRLKQQLQQRGAWSQYMEVGIGPDAEVFTKAQPMSSVGCGAQVGLLPSSAWNNPEPEIVLAVNSRGEVLGATLGNDVNLRDIEGRSALLLGKAKDNNGSCAIGPFIRLFDEHFTLDTVREAEVSLLIEGADDDFVLEGASFMREISRDPLDLVRQTAGQYHQYPDGFMLFLGTMFSPVKDRGAQGGGFTHHLGDRVTIASAALGALVNEVQRCDAIAPWTFGVRALYQNLAQRGLL